One window of the Pseudomonas lurida genome contains the following:
- a CDS encoding antibiotic biosynthesis monooxygenase, translated as MQVSEKNRSFTQLIEFQIEPQQQLALVAALSTQSERLAQRHGGFINASVQVSDDGRRVLNYLQWRSREDGEAAFKCFEHGEEDFWTLIRAHQATAVTFGSFQVLRSFERSHDNALHCRLNG; from the coding sequence ATGCAGGTATCAGAGAAAAATCGCAGCTTCACTCAATTGATCGAGTTTCAGATCGAGCCCCAGCAACAACTGGCCCTGGTGGCTGCATTGAGCACCCAAAGTGAACGCCTGGCCCAGCGCCATGGTGGCTTCATCAATGCGAGCGTGCAGGTCAGTGATGACGGGCGGCGGGTGCTCAATTACCTGCAATGGCGCTCGCGTGAAGATGGCGAGGCGGCGTTCAAGTGTTTTGAACACGGCGAGGAAGATTTCTGGACGCTGATCCGCGCCCACCAGGCCACGGCCGTGACCTTTGGTTCGTTCCAGGTGTTGCGCAGTTTCGAGCGCAGCCATGACAACGCGTTGCACTGCCGCCTAAATGGATAG